The following are from one region of the Nicotiana tabacum cultivar K326 chromosome 3, ASM71507v2, whole genome shotgun sequence genome:
- the LOC107760744 gene encoding uncharacterized protein LOC107760744 — translation MEHLLEKAKIIRLKTHNGKYLIASKDEKSVRQSRDGSSVNALWSVEIVDNQHYLRLKSCYGKYLTASNVPFLPKVTRSRKVIQTLPKKLSSATEWEAEQDGSLYQIRLKTRYGHFLRPFGGIPPWRNLVTHDVPHRKKSTLWEIDIMETHLVHRRVQSAPNFPQLPKAFSCAFTEHV, via the exons ATGGAACACTTGTTGGAGAAGGCAAAAATCATTCGTCTCAAAACGCACAACGGCAAATACTTGATAGCAAGCAAAGATGAGAAATCTGTACGCCAAAGCCGTGATGGCTCATCAGTAAATGCACTTTGGTCCGTGGAAATTGTTGATAACCAACATTACCTACGCCTTAAGAGTTGTTATGGCAAGTACTTGACTGCTTCAAATGTTCCATTTCTTCCTAAG GTCACTAGATCAAGAAAGGTCATTCAGACTCTGCCCAAAAAGTTGAGTTCTGCAACAGAATGGGAGGCTGAACAAGATGGATCGTTATATCAAATTCGCCTAAAGACACGATATGGCCATTTCTTGAGACCCTTTGGAGGAATACCCCCATGGAGAAATCTTGTCACCCATGATGTTCCTCATAGAAAGAAATCTACTTTGTGGGAAATTGATATTATGGAGACTCATTTGGTTCATAGAAGGGTTCAATCTGCTCCAAATTTCCCACAACTTCCTAAAGCATTCTCTTGTGCTTTTACCGAGCACGTATAA